From the genome of Pelobacter propionicus DSM 2379, one region includes:
- a CDS encoding diaminopimelate decarboxylase — protein sequence MTQNHFGPTRLDAALVPLIAQKWGTPVYLHDRAFIEQSCDQLLNMPNAFGLHVRYAMKANSDRTVLRVVTGKGLDLDCSSVDEAARAHSAGIPYDRMMLTTQEVPLGQEREELEGMIRNGLKYNVCSLTQYRLIADFAKQAGIDLSIRVHPGASGGGESQTRDTGSEYSCFGVHLNDIPTVVEMARDKGLRFTQVHVHIGSGGDPEKWRENIDRELGFVRSYFPDAGTVSFGGGLKVARMPGEKQADINELGTYAAARLKEFKEQTGRALRMEIEPGTFVVANSGYIITRVMDKKLTNEMNFLLVDGGMELLSRPLLYGSEHPISIVGQDGTLRSSEYDSYSVGTATPYGIVGRCCESGDSVRLDNEGTIVPVQVAEAEIGDYVVIGGTGAYSESMSPENYNSHRKAPAVMKMKDAELVLIRKRQVREQLVQNELDVDL from the coding sequence ATGACACAGAATCACTTTGGACCAACCAGACTCGACGCAGCGCTTGTTCCGCTGATTGCCCAAAAATGGGGTACGCCGGTGTATCTGCACGACCGGGCATTCATCGAACAGAGCTGCGACCAGCTGCTGAACATGCCCAACGCCTTTGGCCTGCACGTGCGCTATGCCATGAAGGCCAATTCCGACCGGACCGTCCTGCGCGTGGTGACCGGCAAGGGGCTTGACCTGGACTGCTCGTCCGTGGACGAGGCTGCCCGGGCCCATAGCGCCGGCATCCCCTATGACCGCATGATGCTGACCACCCAGGAGGTCCCTCTTGGCCAGGAGCGGGAGGAACTGGAAGGAATGATCCGCAACGGCCTAAAATACAACGTCTGTTCCCTGACCCAGTACCGGCTGATCGCCGACTTCGCCAAACAGGCTGGCATCGATCTCTCCATCCGTGTGCACCCCGGCGCCTCCGGCGGTGGGGAGAGCCAGACCAGGGATACGGGGAGCGAATACTCCTGCTTCGGCGTGCACCTGAACGACATTCCCACGGTGGTGGAGATGGCCCGGGATAAGGGGCTGCGCTTCACCCAGGTGCACGTGCACATCGGCTCGGGCGGCGATCCCGAGAAGTGGCGGGAGAATATCGACCGCGAGCTGGGCTTCGTGCGCTCCTACTTCCCCGATGCGGGTACGGTAAGCTTCGGCGGCGGCCTGAAGGTTGCCAGGATGCCGGGGGAAAAACAGGCCGATATCAACGAGCTGGGAACCTACGCCGCGGCCAGGCTGAAGGAGTTCAAGGAGCAGACCGGCCGGGCGCTCAGGATGGAGATCGAGCCCGGGACCTTCGTGGTGGCCAATTCCGGCTATATCATCACCCGGGTCATGGACAAGAAACTGACCAACGAGATGAACTTCCTGTTGGTGGACGGCGGCATGGAACTCTTGTCCCGGCCGCTCCTGTACGGTTCCGAGCATCCCATCTCCATCGTGGGGCAGGACGGGACCCTGCGCTCCAGCGAGTATGACAGCTACTCCGTCGGCACTGCCACACCCTATGGCATCGTGGGGCGCTGCTGCGAGAGCGGCGACTCGGTGCGCCTGGACAACGAGGGAACCATCGTTCCGGTGCAGGTGGCCGAGGCGGAGATCGGCGATTACGTGGTCATCGGCGGGACCGGGGCCTATTCAGAGAGCATGTCGCCGGAAAACTACAATTCCCACCGCAAGGCGCCGGCGGTGATGAAGATGAAGGACGCGGAGCTGGTTCTGATCCGCAAGCGGCAGGTGAGGGAGCAGCTGGTCCAGAACGAGCTGGATGTGGATCTCTGA
- a CDS encoding D-2-hydroxyacid dehydrogenase — translation MLQKNLLVHLKSDVASFSIQARHLERIRQAFPGVNLLEAGGRDELRHLLGEADWLLTWQFRADRYELLPRLEAVFTPAAGRDWVPADPSGRVRNFYGRFHGRIMRESLLAMMLYFNRRLGHCRENQNNRLWDRNALDGSSSLFSQQILIIGYGAIGRQMAELIRAFGARITGVKRSREGFENDPFAQRVVTFDSLEDELPLADHVVLMLPGGPRTEDLFTQRHFQLMKPGSYLYNLGRGSCYREEHLISALRDGPLAGAGLDVFREEPLPPSSPLWRLPNVLITPHASAISREYLDLYLEEWIGIVWETWGE, via the coding sequence ATGCTACAGAAGAATCTCCTGGTACACCTGAAGAGCGATGTGGCCTCTTTCTCCATACAGGCGCGCCACCTGGAGCGCATACGCCAGGCCTTTCCCGGTGTCAACCTGCTGGAGGCCGGCGGGAGGGATGAACTGCGCCATCTGCTGGGCGAGGCGGACTGGCTCTTGACCTGGCAGTTCAGGGCCGACCGCTATGAACTGCTGCCCCGACTGGAGGCGGTATTCACCCCGGCAGCCGGGAGAGACTGGGTCCCCGCCGATCCATCCGGCAGGGTCAGGAACTTTTACGGCAGGTTCCACGGCCGCATCATGCGCGAGAGCCTGCTGGCCATGATGCTCTATTTCAACCGCCGCCTGGGGCACTGCCGTGAGAACCAGAATAACCGGCTCTGGGACCGCAACGCCCTGGATGGCAGCTCTTCGCTCTTCAGCCAGCAGATACTGATCATAGGCTACGGCGCCATCGGCCGCCAGATGGCGGAGCTGATCCGGGCCTTTGGTGCACGCATCACCGGGGTCAAGCGCAGCAGGGAGGGATTCGAGAACGATCCCTTTGCCCAGCGGGTGGTGACCTTCGACAGCCTGGAAGATGAGCTCCCCCTGGCGGACCACGTGGTGCTGATGCTCCCCGGCGGCCCCCGGACCGAGGATCTGTTCACCCAGCGTCATTTCCAGTTGATGAAACCGGGCTCGTATCTGTACAATCTCGGCCGGGGCAGCTGCTATCGCGAGGAGCATCTGATCAGCGCCCTGCGGGACGGCCCCCTGGCGGGAGCCGGGTTGGACGTGTTCCGCGAGGAACCGCTCCCCCCTTCCTCGCCGCTCTGGAGGCTTCCCAATGTGCTGATCACGCCCCACGCCAGCGCCATCAGCCGCGAGTATCTGGATCTGTACCTGGAGGAGTGGATCGGCATTGTCTGGGAAACCTGGGGAGAATGA